The following are encoded together in the Geobacter sulfurreducens PCA genome:
- a CDS encoding Hpt domain-containing protein produces MAGRPPRTYRVKVDPELIDIVPVFIERRRQDVASLHDALAHGDSSLIRKIAHNIKGAGSSFGFDAVSAIGELIELAAAQGRWPAVAYFINLLARYLETVEPVCE; encoded by the coding sequence ATGGCAGGACGACCCCCCAGGACATACCGGGTCAAGGTTGACCCCGAACTCATCGACATCGTGCCGGTGTTCATTGAGCGACGCCGGCAAGACGTGGCATCGCTCCATGACGCACTCGCGCATGGGGATTCGTCCCTCATCCGGAAGATAGCCCACAACATCAAGGGAGCGGGGAGCTCGTTCGGCTTCGATGCCGTGAGCGCCATCGGCGAACTGATCGAACTCGCGGCGGCCCAAGGCCGTTGGCCGGCAGTCGCGTACTTCATCAACCTGCTCGCCCGCTATCTGGAGACGGTGGAGCCGGTCTGCGAGTGA
- the yhbY gene encoding ribosome assembly RNA-binding protein YhbY, with translation MLTGKQKRHLRGLGHSLAPVITIGKGEISEALVKETDEALEHHELIKVKILESCLLDRHEAAEELASACGAEVAQVLGRTFLLFRRAQEPKLELPKAK, from the coding sequence ATGCTAACCGGCAAACAGAAACGACACCTCCGGGGCCTGGGACATTCCCTTGCTCCGGTCATCACCATCGGCAAGGGCGAGATCAGCGAGGCCCTTGTCAAAGAGACCGATGAGGCTCTCGAGCACCATGAACTGATCAAGGTCAAGATCCTGGAAAGCTGCCTCCTGGACCGTCACGAAGCTGCCGAAGAACTGGCCTCGGCCTGCGGCGCCGAGGTGGCCCAGGTCCTCGGCCGAACCTTCCTGCTGTTCCGCAGGGCGCAGGAACCGAAACTGGAACTCCCCAAAGCGAAATAG
- a CDS encoding ABC transporter ATP-binding protein, which yields MISLHDVSKIFNSGKANEYAALRGITVDIAPCRVTVLKGPSGSGKTTLLSILGGMARPTTGRIVLFDREITSLPERFLSDIRRRTFGFIFQQFNLIRGISLLENVMIPAYPMGERHGLLKARAMSTLEVYGLAGRAATRVELLSGGEMQRAAIARALINDPPVIIADEPTAHLDTKLSGEFLDHMTRLKDEGKTIIMASHDPLVIDAGLVDRIVAIRDGRLADGAAP from the coding sequence GTGATATCCCTGCACGATGTGAGCAAGATCTTCAACAGCGGCAAAGCCAACGAATACGCGGCGCTCCGGGGCATTACCGTCGATATTGCTCCCTGCCGCGTGACGGTCCTGAAAGGGCCCAGCGGCTCGGGTAAAACCACCCTGCTCAGTATCCTTGGCGGGATGGCGCGCCCTACGACCGGCCGGATCGTCCTGTTCGATCGCGAGATCACCAGTCTGCCCGAGCGGTTCCTGAGCGATATCAGGCGCCGTACCTTCGGGTTTATCTTCCAGCAGTTCAACCTGATCCGCGGCATCAGCCTGCTGGAAAACGTCATGATCCCCGCCTACCCCATGGGAGAGCGCCATGGGCTGCTCAAGGCGAGGGCCATGTCCACCCTGGAGGTGTACGGCCTTGCCGGCAGAGCCGCGACCAGGGTGGAACTCCTCTCGGGGGGGGAGATGCAGCGGGCCGCCATCGCCCGGGCCCTGATCAACGATCCGCCCGTGATCATCGCGGACGAGCCCACGGCGCACCTGGACACGAAGCTCTCCGGCGAATTCCTGGATCATATGACCCGCCTCAAGGATGAGGGGAAGACCATCATCATGGCGAGCCACGATCCGCTGGTGATCGACGCGGGGCTGGTCGACCGGATTGTGGCCATCCGCGACGGCAGGCTGGCCGACGGGGCGGCCCCGTGA
- a CDS encoding ABC transporter permease, whose protein sequence is MAGIEKYRSIIDFTLSSLLRRKGKNSALLFVYTLVVFLLASLMLYTQALRREAAAVLADAPELVVQRIMAGRHDLIPVDYSEKIREIRGVRSVRARLWGYYYDPLFGANYTLMVPEQFTWEPGSVAVGNGLTRSSMAAKDNIMPFYDHTGTLVTFTVAEVLPPSTEMVSADLVLMGTDDFRTLFGVPQGMATDLVVEVANPVEVPTIAGKIVKLLPDTRPISRDEILRTYDAVFNWRSGIMLAVLCGALLSFFIFAWDKATGLSAEERKEIGILKAVGWDTGDVLVMKFGEGAIISLTAFLVGGTLAYGHVFFTSAALFGPVLKGWSVLYPSFRLVPHVDFGQLAVLFFLVVVPYTVATIVPAWRAATVDPDSVMRG, encoded by the coding sequence CGCCCTGCTCTTCGTCTACACCCTGGTGGTGTTTCTCCTGGCGTCGCTCATGCTCTACACCCAGGCCCTGCGCCGTGAGGCGGCGGCGGTCCTGGCCGATGCCCCTGAACTGGTGGTCCAGCGGATCATGGCGGGCCGGCACGACCTGATTCCGGTTGACTATAGCGAGAAAATCAGGGAGATCCGAGGGGTTCGCTCGGTGCGTGCGCGGTTGTGGGGGTACTACTACGATCCGCTCTTCGGCGCCAACTATACCCTGATGGTCCCGGAGCAGTTCACCTGGGAGCCGGGAAGCGTAGCGGTGGGGAACGGTCTGACCCGCAGCAGCATGGCGGCGAAAGACAATATCATGCCCTTCTACGATCACACGGGAACCCTGGTGACCTTTACGGTGGCCGAGGTGCTGCCGCCTTCTACGGAGATGGTTTCAGCGGACCTGGTGCTCATGGGGACGGACGATTTCCGTACACTCTTCGGCGTGCCGCAGGGCATGGCAACCGACCTCGTGGTGGAGGTCGCCAATCCAGTGGAAGTCCCCACCATCGCCGGCAAGATCGTAAAACTCCTCCCCGATACCCGTCCCATTTCCCGGGACGAGATCCTGCGCACCTACGACGCGGTCTTCAACTGGCGCAGCGGGATCATGCTGGCCGTTCTCTGTGGCGCGCTCCTCTCCTTTTTTATTTTCGCCTGGGACAAGGCCACCGGCCTGTCCGCCGAGGAACGAAAGGAGATCGGCATTCTCAAGGCGGTTGGATGGGATACCGGCGACGTGCTGGTAATGAAATTCGGCGAAGGGGCAATCATCTCGCTCACGGCATTTCTCGTGGGGGGAACCCTGGCCTACGGGCACGTCTTCTTCACCTCGGCCGCCCTGTTCGGGCCGGTACTCAAGGGGTGGTCGGTGCTCTATCCGTCGTTCCGGCTGGTTCCGCACGTCGACTTCGGGCAGCTGGCAGTGCTTTTCTTTCTTGTGGTGGTCCCCTATACCGTGGCGACCATCGTTCCCGCATGGCGGGCGGCCACCGTGGATCCCGATTCGGTCATGAGAGGGTAG